Proteins from a single region of Belliella baltica DSM 15883:
- a CDS encoding class I SAM-dependent methyltransferase, whose amino-acid sequence MATYTTEIASDKLVSDNPIHQRLLKAYIAARPMVSGDLLEVGCGEGRGVEVLLEKVDSYLGLDKIEEVITSLRAKFPNVAFQQAVIPPFKNIASNTYDTVVSFQVIEHIEDDKLFLEEIYRVLKPGGKAIISTPNIRHTLSRNPWHIREYTSKELITLCEEIFDKVNAMGIGGNDKVWSYHEENRKSVNKIMRFDVLNLQHKLPASVLRWPYEVLNRMNRNKLHKKQGNAVTDISHEDYLLVDHPDQGLDLFYVLEKKR is encoded by the coding sequence ATGGCTACCTATACAACGGAAATTGCATCAGATAAGTTGGTAAGTGATAATCCTATTCACCAACGACTCCTCAAAGCATATATTGCTGCTAGACCCATGGTGAGTGGCGATCTATTGGAAGTGGGTTGTGGCGAAGGACGAGGGGTAGAAGTTTTGTTGGAGAAAGTAGATTCTTATCTTGGATTAGACAAAATCGAAGAAGTTATTACTTCTTTAAGAGCAAAATTTCCAAATGTAGCATTTCAGCAAGCAGTCATTCCACCTTTTAAAAATATCGCTTCAAATACGTATGATACGGTGGTGAGTTTTCAAGTGATCGAGCATATAGAGGATGATAAATTATTTTTGGAAGAAATCTATCGCGTACTCAAGCCGGGAGGGAAAGCAATCATCTCTACTCCGAATATCCGACATACCTTATCGAGAAATCCTTGGCATATCAGAGAATACACCTCCAAAGAATTGATTACACTTTGTGAAGAAATTTTTGATAAAGTAAATGCAATGGGAATAGGTGGAAATGATAAAGTTTGGAGCTACCATGAAGAGAATCGCAAGTCAGTCAATAAGATCATGCGATTTGATGTGCTCAATTTACAGCACAAACTGCCTGCTTCAGTTTTGAGATGGCCTTATGAAGTACTGAATAGAATGAATAGGAATAAACTTCACAAGAAGCAGGGAAATGCTGTGACGGATATCAGCCATGAAGATTATCTTTTGGTAGATCATCCTGATCAGGGGCTAGATCTATTTTATGTATTGGAGAAAAAGAGGTAA
- a CDS encoding GWxTD domain-containing protein, which yields MITKAITKKIPFLLSIFLLSVFSSIEVVGQQTLESTNQALRYSRYSRLSLKIIPVQESPRNFILQIPIEKLEENAVFSDYTFSFTILSSYNQPFTDENLTTLSESDLKLNTQNHFYFEQRIRVPDEQQVAIAFLKVVDTRQGDEYYYHMDLISPFVLGHPNFGAYFGNNIPFDQSFLIQEEALLFKTKGPASLHSYFYPASFEAPYPPMEIKPSPVPREIEVIDEGDFLANIPKDFEKKGYYFIQSDTNSTEGLMIKTAPQAFPRVESWEEMVDMVVYISTRREHEALLEAEDKKIALDQYWIGLTKNEETAKTLIREYFRQIEFANILFTDFKEGWKTDKGMVYTVMGPPNGVTFRQNAEIWTYGDLNSNSKINFTFARVKNILTPNYYTLNRSRALQPEWFKSITLWRSGKMDF from the coding sequence ATGATAACAAAAGCAATCACCAAAAAAATTCCGTTCCTTCTGAGTATCTTTTTGCTCAGTGTATTTTCTTCGATAGAAGTAGTAGGACAGCAGACGTTAGAATCTACCAATCAAGCACTTCGGTACTCGAGATATTCAAGACTTTCCTTGAAAATCATCCCTGTTCAAGAAAGCCCAAGAAATTTTATTCTGCAAATACCGATTGAGAAATTAGAAGAAAATGCAGTTTTTTCTGATTATACCTTTTCATTCACGATTTTATCTTCCTACAATCAACCTTTTACAGATGAAAATCTGACTACTCTAAGCGAGTCAGATTTGAAATTGAATACTCAAAATCATTTCTATTTTGAGCAAAGAATCAGGGTTCCTGATGAGCAGCAAGTTGCCATTGCTTTCTTAAAAGTAGTAGATACAAGACAAGGTGATGAATACTATTACCACATGGATTTGATTAGCCCTTTTGTACTTGGTCACCCAAATTTTGGCGCATATTTCGGTAACAACATTCCTTTTGATCAGTCATTTTTGATTCAAGAAGAAGCTTTGCTCTTTAAAACAAAAGGGCCTGCGAGCTTACACAGCTACTTTTATCCAGCAAGTTTTGAGGCACCATATCCTCCTATGGAGATCAAGCCTTCACCTGTGCCCCGCGAGATTGAAGTAATCGATGAAGGTGATTTCTTGGCAAATATCCCAAAAGATTTTGAAAAAAAAGGGTATTATTTCATCCAATCAGACACCAACTCTACTGAAGGATTGATGATCAAAACTGCACCTCAAGCATTTCCAAGAGTAGAATCTTGGGAAGAAATGGTAGATATGGTCGTGTATATTTCTACCCGAAGAGAGCACGAGGCACTTTTGGAGGCTGAAGATAAAAAAATTGCCTTGGATCAATATTGGATTGGTTTGACAAAAAATGAAGAAACAGCCAAGACCTTAATTCGGGAATATTTCAGACAAATCGAGTTCGCTAATATCCTTTTTACCGACTTCAAGGAAGGCTGGAAAACAGACAAAGGAATGGTCTACACGGTCATGGGTCCTCCAAATGGTGTCACTTTTAGACAGAATGCAGAAATATGGACTTACGGCGATCTTAACTCAAATTCCAAAATAAACTTTACCTTTGCACGCGTCAAAAATATTTTGACTCCTAATTATTATACACTCAACCGTTCTAGAGCTTTGCAGCCTGAATGGTTCAAAAGCATTACACTATGGAGAAGCGGAAAGATGGATTTCTAA
- the rlmB gene encoding 23S rRNA (guanosine(2251)-2'-O)-methyltransferase RlmB — MEKRKDGFLIERGEQDKDFIFGTRAVMEAINAQKDIDKILVNKDLNNELIKELLSLAKEEKIPVVRVPEAKLNRTTRKNHQGVIAHISAIQYASLDNVIDECFSKGIAPLILVLDRITDVRNFGAMARTADCAGVHAIVIPEKGSAQINSDAVKTSAGALNFLPVCRVKNLYYTVKDLKKMGLSVVSVTEKTERAMYEADFTVPTALVLGSEEDGISPEIMGISDEFVKIPLSGNIDSLNVSVAAGVVIYEAIRQRK; from the coding sequence ATGGAGAAGCGGAAAGATGGATTTCTAATTGAGCGCGGCGAACAGGATAAAGATTTTATTTTTGGTACACGAGCAGTGATGGAAGCCATAAATGCTCAAAAAGATATAGATAAAATCCTTGTCAATAAGGACCTCAACAACGAGCTTATCAAAGAATTGCTCTCACTCGCCAAGGAAGAAAAAATTCCCGTGGTCCGTGTACCTGAAGCAAAGCTTAACAGAACAACAAGAAAAAATCACCAAGGTGTAATTGCCCATATTTCGGCGATTCAGTATGCTTCTTTAGACAATGTAATTGACGAATGCTTTAGCAAAGGCATTGCTCCACTTATCTTAGTCTTGGATAGAATCACAGATGTGAGAAACTTTGGTGCCATGGCAAGAACTGCTGACTGTGCTGGTGTTCATGCGATCGTTATTCCTGAAAAAGGAAGTGCTCAGATCAATTCTGATGCCGTAAAAACTTCAGCCGGAGCCTTGAATTTTCTTCCAGTTTGTAGAGTGAAAAATCTTTACTATACAGTGAAAGACTTGAAGAAAATGGGTTTGAGCGTAGTAAGTGTTACGGAAAAAACAGAAAGAGCCATGTACGAGGCCGATTTCACCGTTCCTACGGCTTTGGTATTAGGATCAGAAGAAGATGGAATCTCTCCAGAGATCATGGGAATCAGTGACGAGTTTGTCAAAATCCCTCTTTCAGGAAATATCGATAGTTTAAACGTATCTGTTGCCGCAGGAGTAGTCATCTACGAAGCGATCAGACAGAGGAAATAA
- a CDS encoding YifB family Mg chelatase-like AAA ATPase — protein sequence MVAKTFGSAVSGVDAKLITIEVNVGQGTSFFMVGLPDSAVKESQQRVESALKYFGYRMPRQKVVINLAPADIRKEGSSYDLPIALGILKASEQVLFPELEKYVIMGELSLDGKLRPVKGVLPIAIEARKQGFKGFILPRENAAEASIVNSLDIIGVDSLEEAINFLEGNLEIEPVVTDTRDIFYNSLEHYEFDFTDVQGQENIKRAMEIAATGGHNVIMIGPPGAGKTMLAKRLPSILPPLSLQEALETTKIHSVAGRLGRNASLIAQRPFRSPHHTISDVALVGGGGNPQPGEISLSHNGVLFLDELPEFKRTVLEVMRQPLEERKVTISRAKISVDYPANFMLIASMNPCPCGYYNHPEKECVCGPGIVQRYLNKVSGPLLDRIDLHVEVTPVKFDEMTSSRKTETSKAIRDRVIKGRELQVERFKNSPEVFCNAMMPSHMVKEVCQINEAGKALLKTAMERLGLSARAYDRILKVARTIADLALSENIKVEHLAEAIQYRSLDREGWAG from the coding sequence ATGGTAGCAAAGACTTTTGGAAGTGCTGTATCAGGTGTTGATGCAAAGCTCATCACAATAGAAGTAAATGTGGGTCAGGGTACCAGTTTCTTTATGGTGGGTCTTCCCGACAGTGCTGTGAAGGAAAGTCAACAGCGCGTGGAGTCTGCTTTGAAATATTTTGGCTATAGGATGCCACGCCAAAAAGTCGTGATCAACCTTGCCCCTGCAGATATTAGGAAAGAAGGTTCAAGCTATGATTTGCCTATTGCATTAGGGATTTTGAAAGCTTCCGAACAAGTTTTATTTCCTGAATTAGAGAAATATGTAATTATGGGAGAATTATCTCTTGACGGTAAGTTAAGACCAGTCAAGGGTGTGTTACCGATTGCCATTGAAGCAAGAAAACAAGGTTTCAAAGGTTTTATCTTACCGAGAGAAAATGCAGCAGAAGCTTCTATTGTCAATAGTTTGGATATCATAGGAGTAGATTCCTTGGAAGAAGCAATTAACTTCTTAGAAGGGAATTTGGAAATAGAACCTGTGGTAACAGATACTCGGGATATTTTCTACAATTCACTTGAGCATTATGAATTTGATTTCACGGATGTGCAAGGTCAGGAAAATATCAAAAGAGCCATGGAAATCGCCGCGACAGGTGGGCATAATGTGATCATGATAGGCCCTCCCGGAGCAGGAAAGACCATGTTGGCAAAAAGACTTCCATCAATCTTGCCTCCACTTTCTCTGCAGGAAGCATTGGAAACCACAAAGATCCATTCTGTTGCTGGAAGGTTAGGAAGAAATGCATCGCTGATTGCTCAGCGGCCATTCCGATCTCCACATCATACGATTTCTGATGTCGCCTTGGTTGGTGGTGGGGGAAATCCACAGCCAGGAGAAATCTCACTTTCGCATAATGGAGTTTTGTTTTTAGATGAATTGCCTGAGTTCAAAAGAACAGTTCTTGAGGTGATGCGTCAGCCTTTAGAGGAAAGGAAAGTGACGATTTCAAGAGCGAAAATCTCAGTTGATTATCCGGCAAATTTCATGCTGATAGCAAGTATGAACCCATGCCCCTGTGGTTACTACAACCACCCCGAAAAGGAATGTGTTTGTGGTCCGGGAATCGTGCAGCGTTATTTGAATAAGGTCAGCGGGCCACTTTTGGATAGGATTGACTTGCATGTGGAGGTGACGCCTGTGAAATTTGATGAAATGACTTCTAGCAGAAAAACAGAGACGAGTAAAGCGATTAGAGACAGGGTAATCAAAGGAAGAGAACTACAAGTAGAAAGATTCAAGAACTCTCCAGAAGTGTTTTGTAATGCCATGATGCCATCTCACATGGTCAAAGAAGTCTGTCAGATTAATGAAGCGGGAAAAGCACTTCTCAAAACAGCAATGGAAAGATTGGGGTTGTCAGCGAGAGCTTATGATAGGATTTTGAAAGTAGCGCGAACGATCGCTGATCTTGCATTGAGTGAGAATATCAAAGTAGAACACCTGGCTGAGGCCATTCAATATCGAAGTTTGGATCGAGAGGGTTGGGCTGGATAA
- a CDS encoding ABC transporter ATP-binding protein — protein MNTYFRILSYARPFRRYIPIYVVYTLLAIVFGLLNFTLLKPLFDVIFEQSGPVDVSKYLEKPEFAFSIDYFLHVFNFYFLQISEEFGKFGTLVYVCIIIVISVFLANLFTYLSGVVLAKVRAEVIRKMRMDIFEHVAQMHIGYFSNERKGDLMSKMTNDIQEVENSIVQSLRVVFREPATIILYFAVLFFMSVKLTLFTILVIPISGAIIGGITKRLKKKAVESQESLGRIVNILDETIGGMRVIKAFGAKKYITKKFDDETGYYSDVNVSMAKKNELASPISQFMGVSVVAGILVYGGSLVLNNTSDLSASDFITYIIIFTQVLNPAKEISRAASVIQRGLASAERIFKVVDTESEIQNISNPRSLTSFENQVSFENVSFGYEREEVLKNINFNLQKGKTIALVGPSGGGKSTIADLVPRFYDPTKGQISIDGINLKELELTQLRSLMGIVTQESILFNDTVFNNIAFGLEGISEEKVIEAAKIANAHEFVVQLENGYQTSIGERGSKLSGGQRQRLSIARAVLKNPPILILDEATSALDSESELLVQEALTKLMTNRTTLVIAHRLSTIQHADEILVIQSGEIVQRGTHQELMLEEGIYKKLSTMQSV, from the coding sequence ATGAATACCTATTTTAGAATACTTTCCTATGCTCGTCCTTTTAGAAGATATATACCGATATATGTGGTATATACACTTTTGGCGATAGTTTTTGGATTATTGAACTTCACTTTACTCAAACCTCTTTTTGATGTGATATTTGAGCAAAGTGGGCCAGTTGATGTATCAAAATATCTCGAAAAGCCAGAATTTGCATTTTCGATAGATTATTTTCTTCATGTTTTTAACTTTTATTTTTTACAAATCTCTGAGGAATTTGGGAAGTTTGGAACTTTAGTTTATGTCTGCATCATCATTGTGATTTCAGTTTTTCTAGCCAATCTTTTCACTTACTTATCTGGAGTAGTTTTGGCAAAAGTAAGGGCTGAAGTCATCAGAAAGATGCGAATGGATATTTTTGAACATGTAGCTCAGATGCATATAGGATACTTTTCAAATGAAAGGAAGGGTGATTTGATGTCCAAAATGACTAACGATATTCAAGAAGTGGAAAACAGTATTGTACAGTCATTGCGTGTTGTTTTCAGAGAGCCTGCTACCATCATTTTATATTTTGCGGTACTCTTTTTCATGTCTGTCAAATTGACTTTATTCACAATTTTAGTCATTCCAATATCTGGAGCGATTATCGGAGGGATCACTAAAAGGTTGAAGAAAAAAGCTGTAGAAAGTCAAGAGTCATTAGGTCGTATAGTCAATATTCTGGATGAAACGATTGGCGGAATGCGTGTGATCAAAGCATTTGGAGCAAAGAAATATATTACAAAGAAGTTTGATGATGAAACTGGATATTATTCCGATGTGAATGTGTCCATGGCTAAGAAAAATGAATTGGCTTCCCCAATCTCTCAGTTTATGGGGGTATCTGTCGTTGCTGGGATTTTAGTATATGGTGGAAGTCTGGTTTTGAACAATACCTCAGATTTGAGTGCCAGTGATTTTATCACCTATATCATCATCTTCACGCAAGTACTCAATCCTGCGAAAGAAATATCAAGGGCAGCAAGTGTAATCCAGAGGGGTTTGGCATCAGCAGAGCGGATTTTCAAAGTGGTAGATACAGAAAGTGAGATTCAAAATATTTCCAATCCGAGATCCCTTACATCTTTTGAAAATCAGGTTTCTTTCGAAAATGTGTCTTTTGGTTATGAAAGAGAGGAGGTTCTGAAGAACATCAATTTCAATCTTCAAAAAGGAAAAACGATTGCTTTGGTAGGTCCTTCAGGTGGAGGGAAATCAACTATTGCAGATCTGGTGCCTCGGTTTTATGATCCTACAAAAGGTCAAATCAGCATAGATGGAATCAATTTAAAAGAATTAGAATTAACACAGTTGAGATCTTTGATGGGGATTGTAACCCAAGAATCCATCTTGTTCAATGACACCGTATTTAATAACATCGCCTTTGGTTTGGAAGGGATTTCTGAAGAGAAGGTGATCGAAGCAGCCAAAATCGCCAATGCACACGAGTTTGTCGTTCAATTAGAAAATGGCTATCAGACCTCTATCGGGGAGCGAGGTTCCAAGCTCTCGGGTGGTCAAAGACAAAGGCTCAGCATCGCACGTGCAGTATTGAAGAATCCACCCATCCTGATTTTGGATGAAGCTACCTCCGCTTTGGATTCTGAGTCAGAATTATTGGTGCAGGAAGCGCTCACTAAGCTAATGACCAATCGAACGACTTTGGTGATCGCGCATAGATTGAGCACTATTCAGCATGCTGATGAGATATTAGTGATTCAAAGTGGTGAAATCGTCCAAAGAGGAACACACCAAGAACTGATGCTTGAAGAAGGTATTTACAAGAAACTTTCCACAATGCAGTCTGTTTAG
- a CDS encoding type B 50S ribosomal protein L31: MRKDIHPNYREVVFYDTSSEYKFITKSTIETSETIQWEDGKEYPLFKIEVSSNSHPFYTGKKMMLDTAGRVEKFNRRYAKK, translated from the coding sequence ATGAGAAAAGATATCCATCCAAACTACAGAGAAGTGGTCTTTTATGATACTTCAAGCGAATATAAGTTCATAACAAAATCTACTATCGAAACATCTGAAACTATTCAGTGGGAAGATGGAAAAGAGTATCCTCTCTTCAAAATTGAAGTGAGCTCTAACTCTCACCCATTCTACACTGGTAAGAAAATGATGTTGGATACTGCTGGTAGAGTTGAGAAATTCAACAGAAGATACGCGAAGAAATAA
- a CDS encoding GlmU family protein produces the protein MDNVILFDDSGIRGSLLPFTFTRPIADIRVGILKISEKWEKYAGIKPGFLTQNYLSKKFTYQKSEAILINGAFCPNPQLWKAISALDHKQALWINQTLIAVQSGDPSNFDQDIAKEKQRVEFEGEFTLIQKTWNIFEFNAKEIRADFDLLTSGRKSAGISDPNTIIYNESQIFVEEGAKIKAAVLNAENGPIYIGKNTEIQEGALIRGPFALCEGSTVNMGAKMRGDTTVGPHSKIGGEVSNSVIFGFSNKGHDGFMGNSVLGEWCNLGADTNTSNLKNNYAAVKVWDYIKGGFSNTGLQFCGLMMGDHSKSGINTMFNTGTVVGVGANVFGDGYPRNFIPSFSWGGAAGFSTFQVNKFEEVAKAVMKRRGLEYDEVEKEIIQKVFELTKHYRIWDKTL, from the coding sequence ATGGACAATGTAATTTTATTCGATGACTCTGGGATCAGAGGATCATTATTACCTTTTACTTTTACCCGACCTATCGCAGACATCCGAGTTGGGATTCTGAAAATCAGCGAGAAATGGGAAAAATATGCTGGAATAAAGCCGGGGTTTTTAACACAAAATTACCTCAGCAAGAAATTTACTTATCAGAAAAGCGAAGCAATTCTAATCAATGGCGCCTTTTGCCCTAATCCACAATTGTGGAAAGCAATCTCTGCACTTGATCACAAACAAGCACTTTGGATTAATCAAACCTTGATTGCAGTTCAATCAGGTGATCCTTCCAACTTTGATCAAGACATTGCGAAAGAAAAGCAAAGAGTTGAGTTCGAGGGAGAGTTTACCTTGATCCAAAAAACCTGGAACATTTTTGAATTCAATGCAAAAGAAATCAGAGCTGATTTTGATCTACTTACCTCAGGTAGAAAGTCAGCTGGCATTAGCGATCCCAACACAATAATCTACAATGAAAGTCAAATCTTCGTAGAAGAAGGTGCGAAAATCAAAGCAGCTGTGCTTAATGCTGAAAATGGGCCTATTTACATAGGCAAAAATACAGAAATCCAAGAAGGCGCCTTGATCAGAGGGCCATTTGCTCTTTGCGAAGGCTCCACAGTGAACATGGGAGCGAAAATGCGAGGTGACACAACTGTAGGCCCACATTCCAAAATCGGCGGCGAAGTTTCCAATTCCGTAATATTTGGATTTAGCAATAAAGGACACGATGGATTCATGGGCAATTCTGTCCTTGGTGAATGGTGTAATTTGGGAGCAGATACAAACACATCAAATTTAAAAAATAATTATGCTGCTGTAAAAGTTTGGGACTACATCAAAGGTGGCTTTTCGAATACTGGGCTGCAATTTTGCGGTTTAATGATGGGAGACCATTCCAAATCCGGCATCAATACCATGTTCAATACAGGAACTGTGGTGGGAGTTGGCGCGAATGTGTTTGGAGATGGTTATCCTAGAAATTTTATTCCCTCTTTTTCGTGGGGTGGTGCTGCTGGATTTAGCACTTTCCAAGTGAATAAATTTGAAGAGGTTGCTAAAGCTGTTATGAAAAGACGAGGACTAGAATATGATGAAGTAGAAAAAGAAATCATTCAAAAAGTTTTTGAATTGACCAAGCATTACCGTATTTGGGACAAAACACTTTAA
- a CDS encoding ATP-binding protein, producing the protein MLFSSIPGLQDVKEKILQAVKNNHLAHALLFHGPEGSANLKMALALSTFLHCQNPLEDDACGQCASCLKMAKLVHPDLNFALPIPSLTKKKEDEDEEKETKIDFTASFRNFALNTPYGNISDWIYHNDIEKKQLNISRAAAKTILNTISLKSFEGGYKIMLIWGVEYMNIQSANSLLKVLEEPPPKTLFLLLTTQPEQLLTTILSRTQKVMIRAFTDEEIKDHLVKEELCSREASEQIAPLADGNMREAFRLVDQVVDENTTQVRDWYRLCFSLKTGEIIAQAEDFAKRDKEGQKSLLLSGINVLREVILSKSQLTGLMRSVPEDRGFIENLGVHVLDEDKILSMYRLMNEAHYHLERNASPKILFTDLSFQLARIMRKKN; encoded by the coding sequence ATGCTATTTTCGTCGATTCCAGGTCTTCAAGATGTCAAAGAAAAAATTCTTCAGGCAGTTAAGAATAACCACTTAGCTCACGCATTGCTTTTTCATGGCCCAGAAGGCTCTGCAAATCTTAAAATGGCCTTGGCACTTTCTACATTTTTACATTGCCAAAACCCACTAGAAGACGATGCTTGTGGGCAATGTGCCTCTTGTCTTAAAATGGCAAAATTGGTTCACCCTGATCTAAATTTTGCACTTCCAATCCCATCTCTCACCAAGAAAAAAGAGGATGAGGATGAAGAAAAAGAAACTAAAATCGATTTCACGGCATCATTTAGAAATTTTGCTTTGAACACCCCTTATGGAAATATCTCTGATTGGATCTATCACAATGATATTGAAAAGAAGCAATTGAATATTTCCAGAGCTGCTGCAAAAACTATTTTGAACACCATCTCACTAAAGTCCTTTGAAGGCGGCTACAAAATCATGTTGATTTGGGGAGTGGAATACATGAATATCCAGTCTGCAAATTCTCTTTTGAAAGTCTTAGAAGAACCTCCACCAAAGACGCTTTTCTTACTTTTAACAACACAACCTGAGCAATTGCTGACAACAATTCTCTCCCGAACTCAAAAGGTAATGATTAGGGCATTTACAGATGAAGAAATCAAAGATCACTTGGTTAAGGAAGAGCTTTGCTCCAGAGAAGCATCTGAGCAAATTGCTCCATTAGCAGATGGAAATATGCGTGAGGCCTTTAGACTTGTAGATCAAGTAGTCGATGAAAACACTACTCAGGTTCGAGATTGGTACAGACTCTGTTTTTCTTTAAAGACCGGCGAGATTATAGCTCAAGCTGAGGATTTTGCAAAAAGAGACAAAGAAGGTCAAAAATCACTTTTGTTAAGCGGAATTAATGTCCTCAGGGAAGTCATTTTAAGCAAATCGCAACTTACAGGACTGATGCGAAGTGTACCTGAAGACAGAGGTTTTATAGAAAATCTCGGAGTACACGTCCTTGATGAAGATAAAATCCTGTCTATGTATCGGCTGATGAATGAAGCCCACTATCATTTGGAAAGAAATGCAAGCCCAAAAATCCTCTTCACAGATTTATCTTTTCAACTTGCTAGAATAATGCGAAAGAAAAATTAA